Proteins from a single region of Solidesulfovibrio fructosivorans JJ]:
- a CDS encoding universal stress protein translates to MHDAATMTQETQMPAGRPHQVLVVVRGGQAAAALTEYALGVAERLGLGILAAYVDTLPRFGDRLLRRERFAAGAAHDAAVFAEKAQQSNIGFEHVTASGKASEAVLALVHGGRRIDFVVLDPAIRLEDVARRSPVPVFGLDVAEADGKGRDRGRKMLQHRNPGRLSMSERTRKRNGVRSVIFGIASVALYAAVFTHSDWVANLSAKGGLYAVVPVITVFLFSYIHGSFTGAFWSALGIEASKGAAAKKQPAVSTEKRKDGRAAAQINA, encoded by the coding sequence ATGCACGACGCCGCGACCATGACGCAGGAAACCCAGATGCCGGCCGGACGGCCCCACCAGGTGCTGGTGGTGGTCCGGGGCGGCCAGGCGGCCGCCGCCTTGACCGAATACGCCCTGGGCGTGGCCGAGCGGCTGGGGCTCGGGATCCTGGCGGCCTACGTCGATACCCTGCCCCGGTTCGGCGACAGGCTTTTACGGCGGGAGCGCTTCGCCGCCGGCGCCGCCCACGACGCGGCCGTGTTCGCGGAAAAGGCGCAACAATCAAACATTGGCTTCGAGCATGTCACGGCTTCGGGCAAGGCGTCCGAGGCGGTGCTGGCCCTGGTGCACGGTGGCCGGCGCATTGATTTCGTGGTGCTCGATCCGGCGATTCGACTTGAGGATGTGGCCCGGCGTTCGCCCGTGCCGGTCTTCGGCCTGGATGTGGCCGAAGCGGACGGCAAGGGGCGCGATCGCGGCCGCAAGATGCTGCAACACCGAAATCCTGGGAGGTTGTCCATGTCCGAGAGAACGCGCAAGCGCAACGGGGTTCGTTCCGTCATCTTCGGCATCGCTTCGGTGGCTCTGTATGCCGCGGTTTTCACCCACAGCGATTGGGTCGCCAACCTGTCGGCCAAGGGCGGCCTGTACGCCGTGGTGCCGGTCATCACCGTCTTTTTGTTCTCCTATATTCACGGCAGCTTCACCGGCGCCTTCTGGTCGGCGCTCGGCATCGAGGCCTCCAAGGGCGCGGCGGCCAAGAAGCAGCCCGCCGTTTCGACCGAGAAGCGCAAGGACGGCCGCGCTGCCGCCCAGATCAACGCGTAG
- a CDS encoding diguanylate cyclase, translating to MLPPKKILIVDDMRANTRLLAKKLSGEYECLTATSGMEALEVVHAQQPDLILLDILMPGMDGFETCRQLKDDERSRKIPVIFITSLDEDEDEAKGLDLGAVDYIRKPFRMPIVKARIRNHIELKRARDLLEEQAFIDSLTAIPNRRRFDAVLDKEWRRAQRNGAPLSLILLDIDFFKKYNDNYGHQQGDDCLRRVGWSLKESVRRAADFVARYGGEEFAVILPGTDTQGALDASDTIRLRISSLAIPHEHSSVAPHVTVSLGVATSYPERNHGPGEIIDAADQALYRAKEEGRNTVKTAG from the coding sequence GTGCTGCCTCCTAAGAAAATCCTGATCGTCGATGACATGAGGGCCAACACGCGTCTGCTTGCGAAGAAGTTGTCGGGTGAATACGAATGCCTGACCGCAACAAGCGGCATGGAGGCCTTGGAGGTCGTGCATGCACAGCAACCCGATCTGATTTTATTGGATATACTCATGCCGGGAATGGATGGTTTCGAAACCTGTCGCCAGCTCAAGGATGATGAACGCAGTCGCAAGATTCCAGTCATCTTCATTACCAGCCTGGACGAAGACGAGGACGAGGCCAAGGGACTGGACCTCGGCGCCGTGGATTATATCCGCAAACCATTCCGTATGCCCATCGTCAAAGCCCGCATTCGAAACCACATCGAATTAAAACGTGCCCGCGACCTTTTGGAGGAACAGGCTTTCATCGACAGTTTGACCGCCATTCCGAACCGCCGCAGATTCGATGCGGTCCTGGACAAGGAATGGCGTCGGGCGCAACGCAATGGAGCGCCTTTGTCCCTGATCCTCCTGGATATAGATTTCTTCAAGAAATACAATGACAACTACGGACATCAACAAGGCGACGACTGCCTGCGCCGGGTGGGTTGGTCTTTGAAGGAGAGCGTGCGGCGCGCCGCCGATTTCGTCGCCCGTTACGGCGGGGAAGAGTTCGCGGTCATACTCCCCGGCACCGATACCCAAGGCGCATTGGACGCGTCCGACACGATACGCTTGCGTATTTCCTCTTTGGCAATCCCCCACGAGCATTCCAGCGTGGCTCCCCATGTGACGGTCAGCCTGGGAGTCGCGACATCCTACCCCGAAAGGAATCACGGACCGGGCGAGATCATCGACGCGGCCGATCAGGCCTTGTACCGAGCCAAGGAAGAGGGACGAAATACCGTCAAAACCGCTGGGTAA
- a CDS encoding sulfite exporter TauE/SafE family protein, with protein sequence MHGAGEMITFIDLNVYSVIFLFLVGFIGGLVSGFIGSGGAFVLTPGMMSLGVPGPVAVASNMCHKFPKALVGSIKRYRYGQVDIKLGVIMGLFAEIGVQLGIKVQTTILERWGQAGSNLYVSLAFVVVLLTVGSFVMRDAMRLARNGGAGGSSNRLAQRLQAIELWPMITFKRAGVRISMWFLIPVALATGMLAATIAVGGFIGVPGLMYVIGVTSIVASASELVIAFVMGLGGTLIWAYYGMVDIRLTLIILGGSLFGVQLGAIGTTYVKEYMIKMVMAIIMLIVAVSRFLAMPKYLNKLSLTNFADTTVSLLSQTSFGIMVVALLIGAGIILASMFKARRLESGA encoded by the coding sequence ATGCACGGCGCTGGCGAAATGATTACCTTCATCGACCTCAATGTCTATTCGGTCATATTTCTTTTCCTGGTCGGCTTCATCGGCGGGCTGGTCAGCGGCTTTATCGGCTCCGGCGGCGCGTTCGTGCTCACCCCGGGCATGATGAGCCTCGGCGTGCCCGGCCCGGTGGCCGTGGCCAGCAACATGTGCCACAAGTTCCCCAAGGCCCTGGTCGGGTCCATCAAGCGTTACCGCTACGGGCAAGTGGACATCAAACTGGGCGTCATCATGGGGCTTTTCGCCGAGATCGGCGTCCAGCTCGGCATCAAGGTCCAGACCACCATCCTGGAGCGCTGGGGGCAGGCCGGCTCCAACCTCTACGTCAGCCTGGCCTTCGTCGTGGTGCTCTTGACCGTCGGCAGCTTCGTCATGCGCGACGCCATGCGCCTGGCCCGCAACGGCGGCGCGGGGGGATCGTCCAACCGGCTGGCCCAGCGCCTGCAGGCCATCGAACTGTGGCCCATGATCACCTTCAAGCGGGCCGGCGTGCGCATCTCCATGTGGTTTCTGATCCCCGTCGCCCTGGCCACCGGCATGCTGGCCGCCACTATCGCCGTGGGCGGGTTCATCGGCGTGCCGGGCCTCATGTACGTCATCGGTGTCACGAGCATCGTGGCCTCGGCTTCCGAACTGGTCATCGCCTTCGTCATGGGCCTTGGCGGCACGCTGATCTGGGCCTACTACGGCATGGTCGATATCCGCCTTACGCTGATCATCCTCGGCGGCTCGCTCTTCGGCGTGCAGCTCGGCGCCATCGGCACCACTTACGTCAAGGAGTACATGATCAAGATGGTCATGGCGATCATCATGCTGATCGTGGCCGTGAGCCGCTTTTTGGCCATGCCCAAGTACCTCAACAAGCTTTCCCTGACCAATTTCGCCGACACGACCGTGTCGCTGCTCTCCCAGACGAGCTTCGGCATCATGGTGGTGGCTCTGCTGATCGGCGCGGGCATCATCCTGGCCTCCATGTTCAAGGCCAGAAGGCTCGAAAGCGGGGCCTAG
- a CDS encoding S16 family serine protease, with the protein MFFRNKPRQAEPAAPNAAEADTGVLETLRRSVEDANLPAQAADAAGRELERLEKTDPSVAEYAVGINYLEFLLKLPWNNCTRDTLDLTRAREVLDARHHGLTAVKERILEFLAARALRGAAKPKLLVVDDEEIARMNMAHVLGKEGYEVRTAGDGLEALDVLTAGFAADVVVTDLKMERLDGMELLRRLRRTAPDAAVVMVTGFATVGTAVEALRAGAAHYLGKPVNLDELKKTVREVLDAKLAASPGRGPVLCFSGPPGVGKTSVGQAVAEALGREFVRLSLAGLRDEAELRGHRRTYVGAMPGRILKELARIGVSNPVFMLDEIDKIGADFRGDAASALLEILDPEQNARFSDNYLEIPFDLSRIMFIATANDVSRLPGPLLDRLENLAFPGYTDREKLGIAKDFLLPRHLRENGLSPDSITFTDQALGRIVDDYTRESGLRGLSREVGAACRRLARLTFEDKGTAPTAIDAPDIPKLLGPRRFTREAAEAGDRVGVVTGLVVGEHGGEIVFVETARMPGSGQLLLTGSLGDVLRESAQAALSNIRSRAVELGVDPDFFEKTDIHVHFPAAAITKDGPSAGVTIFCALLSLLTGRPARCDAAATGEMTLAGRLLPVAGIREKCLAAKRAGITTVVLPQANAPVVETLPADVLEGLDIVLAADATAAAEVLLRK; encoded by the coding sequence ATGTTTTTCCGCAACAAGCCCCGCCAGGCCGAGCCCGCCGCCCCGAACGCCGCGGAAGCCGATACCGGCGTGCTCGAAACCCTCCGCCGCTCCGTGGAAGACGCCAATTTGCCGGCTCAGGCCGCCGATGCCGCCGGTCGCGAATTGGAACGCCTGGAAAAGACCGACCCGTCCGTGGCCGAATACGCTGTCGGCATCAACTACCTTGAATTTTTATTGAAACTTCCCTGGAACAACTGCACCCGCGACACCCTCGACCTCACCCGGGCCAGGGAAGTGCTGGACGCGCGGCACCACGGGCTCACGGCGGTCAAGGAGCGCATCCTGGAATTCCTGGCCGCCCGGGCGCTTCGCGGCGCGGCCAAGCCGAAGCTCCTCGTGGTGGACGACGAGGAGATCGCACGCATGAACATGGCCCATGTTCTGGGGAAGGAAGGCTACGAGGTGCGCACGGCCGGGGACGGCCTGGAGGCGCTCGATGTCCTGACGGCCGGATTCGCGGCCGATGTGGTGGTGACGGATCTCAAAATGGAACGCCTGGACGGCATGGAGCTTTTGCGGCGGCTGCGGCGCACCGCTCCGGACGCCGCGGTCGTCATGGTCACCGGGTTCGCCACCGTGGGCACGGCCGTGGAGGCGCTTCGCGCCGGGGCCGCCCACTACCTCGGCAAGCCGGTCAATCTCGACGAGCTCAAAAAGACCGTGCGCGAGGTCCTCGACGCCAAGCTGGCCGCCTCGCCGGGGCGCGGGCCGGTGCTGTGCTTTTCCGGCCCTCCCGGAGTCGGCAAGACGTCCGTGGGCCAGGCCGTGGCCGAGGCGCTCGGGCGCGAATTCGTGCGGTTGTCTCTGGCCGGACTTCGCGACGAGGCCGAACTGCGCGGCCACCGGCGCACCTACGTCGGGGCCATGCCCGGGCGCATCCTCAAGGAACTGGCCCGGATCGGCGTGTCCAACCCGGTCTTCATGCTCGACGAGATCGACAAGATCGGCGCGGACTTTCGCGGCGACGCCGCCTCGGCCCTGCTCGAAATCCTCGACCCCGAACAAAACGCCCGCTTTTCCGACAACTACCTGGAAATCCCCTTCGACCTCTCGCGCATCATGTTCATCGCCACGGCCAACGACGTCTCGCGCCTGCCCGGCCCCCTGCTCGACCGCCTGGAAAACCTGGCCTTCCCCGGCTACACCGACCGGGAAAAGCTCGGCATCGCCAAGGATTTCCTCCTGCCCCGGCACCTGCGCGAAAACGGCCTGTCCCCGGATTCCATCACCTTCACCGATCAGGCCCTTGGCCGCATCGTCGACGACTACACCCGCGAATCCGGCCTGCGCGGACTCTCCCGCGAAGTCGGCGCGGCCTGCCGCCGCTTGGCCCGGCTCACCTTCGAGGACAAGGGCACGGCCCCGACCGCCATCGACGCCCCGGACATCCCCAAGCTCCTCGGGCCGCGCCGCTTCACCCGCGAGGCGGCCGAAGCCGGCGACCGCGTGGGCGTGGTGACGGGTCTGGTCGTCGGCGAGCACGGCGGCGAAATCGTGTTCGTCGAGACCGCCCGCATGCCGGGCTCCGGGCAGCTTCTCCTCACCGGCTCCCTCGGCGACGTGCTGCGCGAATCGGCCCAGGCGGCGCTCAGCAACATCCGCAGTCGTGCCGTCGAACTCGGCGTCGATCCGGACTTTTTCGAAAAAACCGACATCCACGTCCACTTCCCGGCCGCGGCCATCACCAAGGACGGCCCCTCGGCCGGGGTCACCATCTTCTGCGCCCTGCTCTCCCTGCTGACCGGCCGCCCCGCCCGCTGCGACGCGGCCGCGACCGGCGAGATGACCCTGGCCGGACGCCTGCTCCCCGTGGCCGGCATCCGGGAAAAATGCCTGGCCGCCAAACGCGCCGGCATCACCACCGTTGTCCTGCCCCAGGCCAACGCCCCCGTGGTCGAGACCCTGCCCGCCGACGTGCTCGAAGGCCTCGACATCGTCCTGGCCGCCGACGCCACCGCCGCTGCCGAGGTGTTGCTCCGCAAATAA
- a CDS encoding universal stress protein, giving the protein MHVHRPKTIVVGLDGSPASRGAFEQAMILAASLRGRLVAVAVAPALGGLERIGRERERRELLRPFEEALEAAGEAASKAGLPLKKVLEAGEAFERLVDAAEGEEASLVVLGDARRAYMERILLGRNVAKVIGYSPCDVLLVPERTKLDFTKVVTAVDGSKQSMAAAGRAIGLCAAYAGSLDVVAVLDVPVDRHLIYGIFEDIKRRALVATGAVAKAAKERDVPCEVTILEGSPDRAIAAHAAKVGAGCLVLGSYGKSGLRRLLLGSVAERVLALSSCPVLVVKAAPGDADAVPLDEET; this is encoded by the coding sequence ATGCACGTGCACCGACCCAAGACCATTGTCGTCGGGCTCGACGGCTCCCCGGCCTCCCGGGGAGCCTTCGAGCAGGCCATGATCCTGGCCGCCTCCTTACGGGGGCGGCTTGTCGCCGTTGCGGTGGCTCCCGCTTTGGGCGGGCTCGAACGCATCGGCCGGGAGCGGGAGCGCCGGGAACTGTTGCGTCCCTTCGAGGAGGCCCTCGAAGCGGCGGGGGAGGCCGCGTCCAAGGCCGGGTTGCCGCTTAAAAAGGTGCTCGAGGCCGGCGAGGCCTTCGAACGGCTGGTGGACGCGGCCGAGGGCGAGGAGGCCAGCCTGGTCGTTTTGGGGGACGCCCGCCGGGCCTATATGGAACGGATATTGCTTGGGAGAAACGTGGCCAAGGTCATCGGCTACAGTCCGTGCGACGTGCTGCTTGTTCCAGAACGAACCAAGCTGGACTTCACCAAGGTGGTCACGGCGGTCGACGGCTCGAAGCAGAGCATGGCCGCCGCCGGGCGCGCCATCGGGCTGTGCGCCGCCTACGCCGGCTCCCTGGATGTGGTGGCGGTCCTCGATGTGCCCGTGGACAGGCATCTGATCTACGGCATCTTCGAGGACATCAAGCGCCGGGCGCTCGTCGCCACGGGAGCGGTGGCCAAGGCGGCCAAGGAGCGCGATGTGCCCTGCGAGGTGACCATCTTGGAGGGCTCCCCGGACCGCGCCATCGCGGCCCATGCCGCCAAGGTCGGGGCCGGCTGCCTGGTGCTCGGATCGTACGGCAAGAGCGGATTGCGGCGGTTGCTGCTCGGCAGCGTGGCCGAGCGGGTGCTGGCCCTTTCCTCCTGCCCGGTCCTGGTGGTCAAAGCCGCGCCGGGAGATGCGGACGCCGTGCCTCTGGACGAAGAAACGTAA
- a CDS encoding PAS domain-containing hybrid sensor histidine kinase/response regulator, whose product MPDIHCSAEFLKALVEALEDSILAADKFGRIMVCNDRFRAMWNLDDPALLGSDTAAFFDSITAQLDGCASGKVYPEDFAPNTGDGEKAAPVVLSLKDGRVIEIRTAALFPGAGQDGRLWIFRDVTATRQRERYLQDSIRQLTDIIEFLPEPTMIVDKDGIIVVWNKAIEDVTEVKKEAIVGKGNYEYALPFYNERRPILIDWVLDDRVPIEQYTFVQRKGEMLFGEIYTPNAFGGKGAYLWGVAAPLKDSSGNIVGAVECMRNVTERKMVEQELHRAKLAAEAATRAKSEFLARMSHEIRTPMNSILGMSELLEETSLDFDQKNYVQTLHSSGEMLLAIINDILDFSKIEAGQVDLECVPFDLIDLVEGIGRILGLKAQEKGLKLTCWVAPEVHRHVLGDPTRLQQILINLLSNAIKFTEHGEVTLHILPGPLPADKETILVTVSDTGIGIPKDKQESVFESFSQADTSTTRKFGGTGLGLAISKKLIELMDGGIRIESNEGAGTTFLLTVRLKHTNEPPAYDPSDTHVANMLSGVKVLVVDHNETNRLLLHDHLNRWGATVAWAEDGPAALAAAYEAEGSGTPYDVIFLDMLMPGMDGMEVAEKLRRLHPQAPPHIILNTSSDTFENRLKSKKLHLDGLLPKPIRRSDLRSLFSKILGRTERHADLAGARNPTGNLDGMRLLLVEDIAANRMIIQHYLKTTGIDIDEAVNGKVAVDTYARAGGQFDIVLMDREMPVMDGLAATREIRAFERGRGLPRTPIIALTAHAFVQHKEESLQAGCDAFLSKPVRKSDLVQAIERTVPPNLARSGPGTRQKNARCAPPPPAAVIAERIEVDADLRELMPAFLDEIDQEMDSIARSIRHGDFEELRRLGHGLKGAAGNYELQALSELYRGLEHAAKNQDAAEARAITERINTLRATMEIRFVAK is encoded by the coding sequence ATGCCTGATATTCATTGTTCAGCCGAGTTCTTGAAAGCCCTTGTAGAGGCATTGGAAGACAGCATTCTTGCCGCGGACAAGTTCGGGCGGATAATGGTCTGCAACGACAGGTTTCGCGCCATGTGGAATCTGGACGATCCCGCCCTCCTTGGCAGTGACACGGCTGCATTTTTCGATAGCATCACCGCCCAGCTTGACGGTTGCGCATCGGGAAAGGTCTATCCCGAGGACTTCGCACCCAACACGGGTGACGGCGAAAAGGCCGCCCCCGTTGTGTTGTCGTTAAAGGACGGCAGGGTCATCGAGATCCGCACCGCCGCTCTTTTTCCGGGAGCCGGGCAAGACGGCCGCCTTTGGATTTTTCGCGATGTGACCGCAACACGGCAGCGGGAAAGGTATTTGCAGGACTCCATTCGACAATTGACCGACATCATTGAATTTTTACCAGAACCGACCATGATCGTGGACAAGGACGGCATCATCGTCGTTTGGAATAAAGCCATTGAAGACGTTACGGAGGTGAAAAAGGAAGCTATCGTTGGAAAAGGGAATTACGAATATGCGCTACCGTTCTACAATGAAAGAAGGCCAATTCTTATCGACTGGGTCTTGGACGACCGGGTCCCTATAGAGCAATATACGTTTGTGCAACGAAAGGGAGAAATGCTTTTTGGTGAAATTTATACACCAAATGCATTCGGCGGGAAAGGGGCCTACCTTTGGGGTGTGGCCGCGCCACTCAAAGACAGTTCCGGAAATATCGTCGGCGCCGTCGAGTGCATGCGCAATGTTACGGAACGCAAGATGGTCGAACAGGAGCTGCACAGGGCAAAGCTTGCCGCGGAAGCCGCAACGAGAGCAAAATCAGAATTTCTTGCCCGTATGAGCCACGAAATACGGACACCAATGAATTCCATACTCGGTATGAGCGAACTTCTCGAAGAGACATCGTTGGATTTCGACCAGAAAAACTATGTTCAAACATTGCATTCTTCCGGTGAAATGCTTCTTGCCATTATCAACGACATCCTCGATTTTTCCAAGATCGAAGCCGGGCAAGTGGATCTTGAGTGCGTTCCGTTCGACCTCATCGACCTTGTGGAGGGGATCGGCCGCATTCTTGGCCTCAAGGCCCAGGAAAAAGGACTGAAATTGACCTGCTGGGTGGCTCCTGAAGTACACCGACATGTCCTCGGCGATCCGACCCGGCTGCAACAAATTCTCATCAATTTGCTAAGCAATGCCATCAAATTCACCGAGCACGGCGAAGTCACACTCCATATTCTTCCCGGCCCGCTGCCCGCGGACAAGGAAACGATCCTGGTGACCGTCAGCGATACCGGAATAGGCATTCCAAAGGACAAGCAGGAGTCGGTGTTCGAGAGCTTTTCCCAGGCCGACACGTCGACGACGCGTAAATTCGGCGGCACCGGCCTTGGATTGGCCATATCCAAAAAGCTGATCGAACTTATGGACGGAGGAATCCGGATAGAATCCAACGAGGGTGCGGGCACCACCTTCCTCCTCACCGTCAGGCTCAAGCATACGAACGAGCCCCCGGCATACGACCCGTCCGACACCCATGTCGCCAACATGCTGTCCGGTGTGAAGGTATTGGTCGTGGATCACAACGAAACGAACCGGTTGTTGCTCCATGACCACCTGAACCGGTGGGGAGCTACCGTGGCCTGGGCGGAAGACGGACCCGCGGCCCTGGCCGCCGCATATGAGGCCGAGGGATCAGGAACGCCCTATGACGTCATCTTTCTGGATATGCTTATGCCCGGCATGGACGGCATGGAGGTGGCCGAGAAACTCAGGCGGCTGCATCCCCAGGCGCCGCCGCACATCATCCTCAACACCTCGAGCGATACCTTCGAAAACCGGCTCAAATCCAAAAAGCTGCATCTGGACGGCTTGTTGCCGAAGCCAATCAGACGATCGGATTTGCGGTCGCTCTTTTCAAAAATCCTGGGCCGGACCGAGCGGCATGCGGATTTGGCGGGCGCGCGGAATCCGACCGGAAACCTGGACGGCATGCGCCTGCTTCTTGTCGAGGACATCGCCGCCAACCGCATGATCATTCAGCATTATCTCAAAACAACCGGGATAGACATCGACGAGGCGGTCAACGGGAAAGTCGCCGTCGACACCTATGCCCGGGCGGGCGGGCAATTCGATATCGTGCTCATGGACAGGGAAATGCCGGTGATGGACGGACTCGCCGCCACCCGGGAGATCCGCGCCTTCGAGCGCGGCCGAGGGCTGCCCCGCACGCCTATCATCGCGCTGACGGCCCATGCCTTTGTCCAGCACAAGGAAGAAAGCCTACAGGCCGGTTGCGACGCCTTTTTGTCCAAGCCGGTCAGGAAAAGCGACTTGGTGCAGGCCATCGAACGGACCGTCCCGCCCAACCTCGCCCGGTCAGGGCCTGGGACACGCCAGAAGAACGCGCGGTGCGCGCCCCCGCCGCCCGCCGCCGTCATCGCGGAACGCATTGAAGTCGATGCGGACCTGCGGGAGCTGATGCCGGCATTCCTGGATGAGATCGACCAGGAAATGGACTCCATCGCCAGATCGATACGGCACGGGGACTTCGAGGAGCTGCGCCGTCTGGGCCACGGATTGAAGGGCGCGGCCGGCAACTATGAATTGCAGGCGCTTTCCGAACTGTATCGCGGGTTGGAGCATGCGGCCAAAAACCAGGATGCGGCGGAGGCACGGGCAATAACGGAGAGGATCAATACCCTTCGGGCCACAATGGAAATCAGGTTCGTCGCGAAATAA